A region from the Kineothrix sp. IPX-CK genome encodes:
- a CDS encoding MoxR family ATPase: MIEQNKGFAGTSEYVASEQLMASVNVAVALQKPLLIKGEPGTGKTMLAEAVAKSLGRKLIIWNIKSTTKAQEGLYVYDTIQRLYDGQFGEEGVDDIARYIKLGKLGEAFESEEQAVLLIDEIDKADLEFPNDLLWELDQMEFYIHETKRTVKAKQRPIVIITSNAEKELPDAFLRRCIFHYIDFPDEELMEEIVKTHFPDIEDNLLKNAMEVFYWLRSIKDIRKKPSTSELIDWINALQIGGIPLDTLKSRLPFIGVMVKKDEDLQTVRERVN, translated from the coding sequence ATGATTGAGCAGAACAAAGGATTTGCCGGCACGTCGGAATATGTTGCTTCCGAGCAGTTGATGGCCAGCGTGAACGTGGCTGTAGCGCTGCAAAAGCCTCTCCTCATCAAAGGAGAGCCGGGAACCGGCAAGACAATGCTTGCTGAGGCGGTAGCGAAGTCATTAGGCAGGAAATTGATCATATGGAATATTAAGTCCACCACGAAGGCCCAGGAAGGCTTGTATGTGTACGATACCATTCAAAGGCTTTATGACGGACAGTTCGGTGAAGAGGGGGTAGACGACATCGCCCGCTATATTAAGCTGGGGAAGCTGGGAGAGGCATTCGAAAGCGAGGAGCAGGCAGTACTTTTAATCGATGAAATCGATAAAGCGGATTTGGAGTTTCCTAACGATCTGCTATGGGAACTTGACCAGATGGAGTTCTATATTCACGAGACGAAGCGGACCGTCAAGGCTAAACAAAGGCCTATTGTAATCATTACCTCCAATGCGGAAAAAGAGCTTCCCGATGCATTTTTAAGAAGGTGCATCTTTCACTATATCGATTTCCCCGATGAGGAGCTGATGGAGGAAATCGTGAAAACTCATTTTCCCGATATCGAGGATAATTTGCTGAAAAATGCGATGGAAGTATTTTACTGGCTCCGTTCCATAAAGGACATCCGCAAAAAGCCCAGCACTTCGGAGCTCATCGACTGGATTAATGCCCTTCAGATAGGCGGCATCCCGTTAGATACATTGAAAAGCAGACTGCCCTTTATTGGAGTTATGGTAAAAAAGGACGAGGATTTGCAGACGGTAAGGGAAAGAGTGAATTAG
- the plsY gene encoding glycerol-3-phosphate 1-O-acyltransferase PlsY, protein MERIVCLAIGYLFGLFQTAYIYGKMKGIDIRQHGSGNAGTTNTLRVLGTKAGLIVFAGDVVKCIFAVAICTLLFEKSHPDMVYLLKIYAAAGAILGHNFPFYLNFKGGKGIAATAGLILSFHPTFLPVGVIMFFGAFLLTHYVSLGSLLVYAAFIIQIVVSGQLGLFGGMTQAELIEMYGIALFLTIMAYYKHWENIKRLIKGEERKTYLFKK, encoded by the coding sequence GTGGAACGAATCGTATGTTTAGCAATCGGATATTTGTTCGGACTGTTTCAGACAGCCTATATTTACGGTAAAATGAAAGGCATCGACATAAGGCAGCACGGCAGCGGAAATGCGGGAACGACCAACACCTTAAGGGTGCTTGGAACGAAGGCGGGTCTGATTGTCTTTGCAGGGGATGTGGTCAAATGTATTTTTGCGGTAGCAATCTGTACGCTCTTATTTGAAAAATCCCATCCGGATATGGTATATCTGCTGAAGATATATGCGGCGGCAGGGGCTATACTGGGACATAATTTTCCTTTTTACTTGAACTTCAAAGGAGGAAAGGGAATCGCGGCAACGGCGGGACTTATTTTATCCTTTCATCCGACCTTCTTACCGGTGGGCGTAATCATGTTTTTCGGCGCGTTTCTGCTCACTCATTATGTATCCTTGGGCTCTCTTCTGGTATATGCTGCATTCATCATTCAGATTGTAGTATCCGGTCAGTTAGGGCTGTTTGGGGGTATGACACAGGCGGAACTGATTGAAATGTATGGGATTGCTTTATTTTTAACGATAATGGCATACTATAAGCATTGGGAAAACATAAAGCGTCTTATAAAAGGGGAAGAGAGAAAAACATATCTTTTTAAAAAATAA
- a CDS encoding NAD(P)H-dependent glycerol-3-phosphate dehydrogenase, translating into MADVSIIGAGSWGTALAVLLHKNGHKVTIWSIVEQEIEMLREKHEHKDKLPGVKLPDDMVFTTDLEAAINGKEVLVLAVPSPYTRSTSRMMKEYVAEGQIIVDVAKGIEENTLMTLSQIIEEEIPQATVAVLSGPSHAEEVGRGIPTTIVVGAHKKETAEYLQNLFMNEVFRVYISPDVLGIELGAALKNVVALAAGIADGLGYGDNTKAALITRGITEISRLGMAMGGRFETFSGLTGIGDLIVTCASMHSRNRRAGILIGKGYTMEEAMEEVKMVVEGVYSAKAAIALAQKYDVQLPIIEQVNEVLFSGKPADAAVKELMIRDKKLEIAFSEGWE; encoded by the coding sequence ATGGCGGACGTAAGCATAATCGGGGCAGGAAGCTGGGGAACAGCACTGGCAGTATTGCTGCATAAAAACGGACATAAGGTTACTATATGGTCTATCGTAGAGCAGGAAATCGAGATGCTGAGAGAAAAGCATGAGCATAAGGATAAGCTGCCCGGAGTGAAGCTGCCGGATGATATGGTATTTACCACGGACTTGGAAGCTGCGATAAATGGAAAGGAGGTCCTCGTGCTGGCGGTTCCTTCTCCTTATACGAGGAGCACTTCCCGTATGATGAAGGAATATGTTGCCGAGGGACAAATTATCGTGGATGTGGCGAAGGGTATTGAGGAGAATACCCTTATGACGCTGTCTCAGATTATCGAGGAAGAGATCCCTCAGGCTACCGTAGCCGTGTTGTCCGGCCCTTCCCATGCAGAGGAGGTAGGACGGGGGATTCCCACGACTATCGTGGTAGGAGCGCATAAAAAAGAAACGGCAGAATATTTGCAGAATCTATTTATGAATGAAGTGTTCCGCGTGTATATCAGTCCTGATGTGCTTGGTATTGAGCTTGGTGCTGCGTTGAAGAACGTCGTAGCTCTTGCTGCAGGTATCGCAGACGGTCTGGGTTATGGAGATAATACGAAGGCGGCTCTCATTACCAGAGGGATCACGGAGATTTCCAGGCTCGGTATGGCAATGGGAGGACGTTTTGAAACCTTCAGCGGTTTGACCGGAATCGGTGATCTGATCGTTACCTGTGCTTCTATGCACTCCAGAAACCGCAGAGCAGGTATTTTGATAGGTAAGGGATATACCATGGAGGAAGCCATGGAGGAAGTGAAGATGGTAGTAGAGGGTGTTTATTCCGCAAAAGCGGCGATTGCTCTCGCTCAGAAATACGATGTCCAGCTTCCGATTATAGAGCAGGTAAATGAGGTGCTCTTTAGCGGCAAGCCTGCGGACGCAGCAGTAAAGGAACTGATGATTAGAGATAAGAAGCTGGAAATCGCTTTTTCAGAAGGATGGGAGTAA
- a CDS encoding sodium:alanine symporter family protein, with translation MLDIIKWLNTNIIWGIPMLILMLGTGIFLTIRTRGMIFTRFGTVMGNTLKTIFKKKETEEHGTITPFQAVCTALAATVGTGNIVGIAIAISIGGPGAIFWMWVCAVLGMVTKFCETTLAVAYREKNEKGRYVGGPMYYISKALGWKKTAVAFCAFAVLASFGVGNMVQANAVSGSLDTMFHVPTYATGIVLAALVGLVIIGGIKRISGVAEFLVPFMAGMYIIAAVIVLIINAAKIPAALAMIVTDAFTGTSMIGGFAGSTMLYAARIGVARGVFTNEAGLGSAPIAHASADTDHPARQGCWGAFEVFFDTIVMCTVTALVVITSGLWHDESMDGNAISLAAFQNVIPGGGHIVSVGIALFAFATIIAWYYYAEKALEYIAGFKVVFFYRVIFVIFVFVGCVVEVDIVWELADLFNGMMAIPNLIALIALSPTIVKLAQDFFADPKTIRPKGNTFSEMLQLKDKK, from the coding sequence ATGTTAGACATAATAAAATGGCTTAATACCAACATTATTTGGGGGATTCCTATGCTCATATTAATGTTGGGAACCGGAATCTTTCTGACGATTCGCACCAGGGGGATGATTTTTACCCGTTTTGGAACGGTGATGGGAAATACTCTGAAAACCATTTTTAAAAAGAAGGAAACTGAGGAGCACGGAACAATTACTCCTTTTCAGGCAGTGTGCACCGCGCTGGCGGCGACGGTAGGAACGGGCAATATCGTAGGTATTGCCATCGCTATCAGTATAGGCGGACCTGGAGCCATTTTCTGGATGTGGGTATGTGCCGTACTTGGTATGGTAACGAAGTTCTGTGAGACCACCCTGGCGGTGGCTTACCGTGAGAAAAATGAAAAGGGACGGTATGTAGGCGGTCCTATGTATTATATCAGCAAGGCACTTGGATGGAAGAAGACAGCCGTCGCTTTTTGTGCGTTTGCCGTACTGGCTTCCTTCGGAGTAGGAAATATGGTGCAGGCTAATGCCGTATCCGGCAGTCTGGATACGATGTTCCATGTGCCTACCTATGCTACCGGAATCGTGCTGGCCGCTTTGGTGGGTCTTGTCATTATCGGAGGCATCAAGAGAATTTCCGGTGTTGCGGAATTTCTTGTACCCTTTATGGCGGGAATGTATATTATCGCCGCAGTAATCGTATTGATTATAAATGCGGCTAAGATTCCGGCAGCGTTAGCAATGATCGTGACGGATGCGTTTACAGGAACGTCGATGATAGGTGGATTTGCAGGCAGTACCATGCTGTATGCTGCACGCATCGGTGTGGCGAGAGGGGTATTTACCAACGAAGCGGGCTTGGGAAGCGCGCCTATCGCACATGCCAGTGCCGATACGGATCATCCGGCCCGTCAAGGGTGCTGGGGAGCCTTCGAGGTTTTTTTTGATACGATTGTGATGTGTACAGTGACGGCGTTAGTCGTTATTACAAGCGGCTTATGGCACGATGAGAGCATGGACGGCAATGCCATTTCCCTCGCAGCATTCCAGAACGTTATTCCGGGCGGCGGCCATATCGTGTCCGTCGGTATTGCACTGTTCGCTTTCGCTACGATAATCGCGTGGTATTACTATGCGGAAAAGGCGCTTGAATATATTGCAGGTTTTAAAGTCGTTTTCTTTTACAGGGTGATTTTCGTGATCTTCGTGTTCGTCGGCTGCGTGGTGGAAGTGGATATCGTATGGGAACTTGCGGACTTGTTCAATGGAATGATGGCGATTCCCAACCTGATAGCGCTGATAGCGCTTAGCCCGACTATTGTAAAGCTTGCGCAGGATTTCTTCGCCGATCCGAAGACAATCCGTCCGAAGGGAAATACCTTTTCAGAAATGCTTCAGCTCAAGGACAAAAAATAA
- a CDS encoding VWA containing CoxE family protein, protein MFGRFFDTLKAKGLNITLSEWLTLQEALDKGLCNSSLTQFYYIARMILVKSETEYDKFDLAFEECFKGIKSEDEVTASMLRWLDKPEMSELLHEEEKHWMNQGEDLQIDKDDVEEKFKQRLKDQDSEHNGGSYWIGTMGKTSFGNTGGNVGGVRVGGTTGYQSAFQVIGARKYRDFRDDKVIENRQFQLALRKLRHFSTRLDIPKTELDIDGTVHKTCNNGGCLQIVMDKPRKNAVKLLLLMDSGGTMIPYTTLLNELFQSVHKSNHYMDVKTYYFHNCIYSKLYKTPECENGDWIDTEWMFRNLDSDYKVIIVGDAAMAPEELYSTSGNYRGPNGGLSGMDWLLLMKKNYKKIVWMNPKMAPGEAPWREAETVIKNLFPMYKLTVDGLNQAMMRLVVNK, encoded by the coding sequence ATGTTTGGCAGATTCTTTGATACGTTAAAGGCTAAGGGACTGAATATTACACTGAGCGAATGGCTGACCTTGCAGGAGGCGCTGGATAAAGGTCTCTGTAACAGCAGCCTTACGCAGTTTTATTATATTGCGAGAATGATTCTCGTAAAAAGCGAGACGGAGTACGATAAATTCGACCTCGCTTTTGAAGAATGCTTTAAAGGAATAAAGTCGGAGGACGAAGTGACCGCGAGCATGCTCAGGTGGCTGGACAAGCCGGAAATGAGTGAGCTTTTGCACGAAGAAGAAAAGCACTGGATGAATCAGGGGGAAGACCTTCAAATAGACAAGGACGACGTGGAAGAAAAGTTCAAACAGCGTCTGAAGGATCAGGACAGCGAGCACAACGGCGGAAGTTATTGGATCGGTACGATGGGCAAGACCTCCTTTGGCAATACGGGAGGAAACGTGGGCGGAGTCCGGGTTGGAGGCACTACCGGTTACCAGTCGGCATTTCAGGTGATCGGTGCAAGAAAATACAGAGATTTTCGCGATGATAAGGTTATTGAGAACAGACAGTTCCAATTGGCTCTTAGAAAGCTCAGACATTTTTCCACCAGGCTGGACATTCCGAAGACGGAACTGGATATCGACGGAACCGTCCATAAGACATGCAATAATGGAGGCTGTCTGCAGATCGTTATGGATAAGCCGAGAAAAAATGCGGTGAAGCTGCTGCTTTTAATGGATTCGGGCGGAACGATGATTCCCTATACCACCTTATTGAACGAACTGTTCCAGTCCGTGCATAAGTCCAACCATTATATGGATGTGAAGACCTATTATTTTCACAACTGTATTTACAGCAAGCTGTATAAGACGCCGGAATGCGAGAACGGAGACTGGATAGATACGGAATGGATGTTCCGTAATCTGGACAGCGACTATAAAGTGATTATCGTGGGAGATGCCGCCATGGCGCCGGAGGAGCTTTATTCTACATCCGGCAACTACAGAGGTCCCAACGGGGGATTATCCGGTATGGACTGGCTGTTGCTCATGAAAAAGAATTATAAGAAAATAGTGTGGATGAATCCGAAGATGGCTCCCGGAGAAGCACCGTGGAGAGAAGCGGAAACTGTAATAAAAAATTTATTCCCAATGTATAAATTGACCGTGGATGGCCTCAATCAGGCAATGATGCGCTTAGTGGTAAATAAATGA
- the der gene encoding ribosome biogenesis GTPase Der: MGKRKTKPIVAVVGRPNVGKSTLFNVLAGEMISIVKDTPGITRDRIYADVSWLDMSFTLIDTGGIEPDSNDVILSQMREQAEIAIETADVILFMVDVKQGLVDADAKVADMLRRSKKPIVLVVNKVDHAEKYMADVYEFYNMGIGDPHPISAANRTGIGDMLDVVTSYFDKNVSEEEEDDRIKVAIVGKPNVGKSSIINRLVGENRVIVSDIAGTTRDAIDTDIRYNGRDYVFIDTAGLRKKNKIKEELERYMIVRTVSAVERADIAVLVIDAVEGVTEQDAKIAGIAHERGKAVIIAVNKWDAIEKDNKTLNKFTNKVREVLSFMSYAEIIFISAVTGQRLPKLYETIDIVNENHSMRISTGVLNEIMAEAVALQQPPSDKGKRLRLYYITQVAVKPPTFVIFVNDKELMHFSYTRYIENKIREAFGFKGTPLKFIIRERKENQ; encoded by the coding sequence ATGGGAAAAAGAAAAACCAAGCCTATCGTGGCTGTAGTAGGAAGGCCGAATGTAGGTAAATCTACACTGTTTAACGTGTTGGCTGGAGAAATGATTTCAATTGTAAAGGATACACCGGGAATTACCCGGGATAGGATATATGCGGATGTCTCATGGCTGGATATGTCATTTACACTAATCGATACGGGCGGTATTGAGCCGGACAGTAATGACGTTATACTGTCTCAGATGAGAGAGCAGGCAGAAATAGCTATCGAGACTGCGGATGTCATTCTTTTTATGGTGGACGTTAAGCAAGGATTGGTGGATGCGGACGCGAAGGTGGCAGACATGCTCAGAAGGTCGAAAAAACCTATCGTGCTCGTGGTAAATAAAGTGGATCATGCGGAAAAGTACATGGCGGATGTATATGAGTTCTATAATATGGGAATCGGTGATCCGCATCCGATTTCTGCAGCAAACCGTACAGGAATCGGTGATATGCTTGATGTGGTGACTTCCTATTTCGACAAGAACGTTTCGGAGGAGGAAGAGGATGATCGCATCAAGGTAGCCATCGTAGGAAAGCCTAATGTAGGAAAATCCTCCATTATTAACAGACTGGTAGGAGAAAACCGCGTTATCGTATCGGATATTGCCGGAACGACGAGGGATGCTATCGATACGGATATAAGGTATAACGGCAGAGATTATGTCTTTATCGATACGGCAGGGCTTCGGAAGAAGAATAAGATAAAAGAAGAGCTGGAGCGATATATGATCGTCCGTACGGTCAGCGCTGTGGAGAGGGCGGATATTGCGGTATTAGTCATCGATGCGGTGGAGGGCGTGACGGAGCAGGACGCCAAGATTGCAGGCATTGCCCATGAAAGAGGCAAGGCAGTTATCATCGCCGTAAACAAATGGGACGCCATTGAAAAGGACAACAAGACATTAAATAAATTTACCAATAAGGTAAGAGAGGTATTGTCTTTCATGTCTTATGCGGAAATCATCTTTATTTCCGCCGTGACAGGACAGAGGCTTCCGAAGCTTTATGAGACTATCGATATCGTAAATGAGAACCATTCTATGCGAATTTCTACCGGCGTGCTGAATGAAATCATGGCGGAGGCGGTAGCGTTACAGCAGCCTCCTTCGGATAAGGGAAAGCGTCTTCGCCTGTATTATATCACTCAGGTGGCGGTAAAGCCCCCTACTTTTGTTATTTTTGTAAACGACAAAGAACTGATGCACTTCTCCTACACTCGTTATATCGAGAACAAAATAAGGGAAGCATTCGGATTTAAGGGGACGCCTTTAAAATTTATTATAAGAGAGAGAAAGGAAAATCAGTGA
- a CDS encoding ribose-phosphate pyrophosphokinase: MPNLRELESAIPVAPLKIMAADSALKLADSVNRYLVEFRRSVNNLAKNDPAFQGYTEHNYLTNAVCPRFGSGEGKAVLNESIRGKDLFIITDVCNHSVTYKMNGYINHKSPDDHYQDLKRLISAANGKAHRINVIMPFLYEGRQHKRNGRESLDCAYAIEELTNMGVSNFITFDAHDPRVQNAAPLSGFDNFTPPYQFVRALLRTEEDLIIDKYHTIVISPDEGALDRAVYFANVLGVDTGMFYKRRDYSTIVNGKNPIVAHEFLGENIDGKDVIIIDDMISSGGSMIDTAKQLKSMNAKRVFICCTFGLFTDGLDAFDEAYEKCYFDKIVTTNLTYQPPELLSRPYYVEADMSKFLASIIDFMNHDSSMSNVHTPTEKIQELLFKYNNREELLL; the protein is encoded by the coding sequence ATGCCTAATTTACGTGAACTTGAATCGGCCATCCCGGTTGCCCCATTAAAAATTATGGCTGCTGATTCTGCGTTAAAGCTCGCAGACAGTGTCAACCGTTATCTCGTAGAGTTTCGCCGGAGTGTAAATAATCTTGCGAAAAACGATCCGGCATTTCAAGGATATACCGAGCACAATTATTTAACAAATGCGGTATGTCCGCGCTTCGGCTCCGGAGAAGGAAAAGCCGTTTTAAACGAATCGATTCGCGGCAAAGATTTATTCATCATTACCGATGTCTGCAATCATAGCGTTACCTATAAAATGAACGGTTATATCAACCACAAGTCTCCCGACGATCATTATCAGGACTTAAAGAGGCTTATTTCCGCTGCAAACGGAAAAGCCCATCGTATTAACGTCATAATGCCCTTCCTTTACGAGGGCAGACAACATAAGAGAAACGGTCGCGAGTCCCTGGACTGCGCCTATGCTATCGAGGAACTAACCAATATGGGCGTATCCAACTTCATTACCTTCGACGCTCATGACCCCCGCGTGCAAAATGCAGCTCCTCTTTCAGGTTTCGACAATTTTACGCCGCCTTACCAGTTTGTAAGGGCTCTCCTGCGAACGGAGGAGGACCTCATCATCGATAAATACCATACGATTGTTATCAGCCCCGACGAGGGGGCGCTCGACCGTGCCGTATATTTTGCTAATGTTTTGGGCGTGGATACCGGCATGTTCTATAAGCGGCGTGACTACTCTACCATCGTAAACGGCAAAAATCCTATCGTGGCCCATGAGTTTTTAGGGGAAAATATTGACGGAAAAGATGTGATTATCATCGACGACATGATTTCCTCCGGAGGAAGCATGATCGATACCGCAAAGCAGCTCAAATCCATGAATGCGAAGCGGGTATTCATTTGCTGTACTTTTGGCTTATTTACCGACGGACTGGACGCCTTTGACGAGGCTTATGAAAAGTGCTATTTCGACAAGATCGTTACGACCAACCTCACCTATCAGCCGCCGGAGCTGTTAAGCAGACCCTATTACGTGGAAGCGGATATGAGCAAATTTTTAGCCTCAATTATCGACTTTATGAATCATGACTCCTCTATGTCTAATGTGCACACTCCTACGGAAAAGATTCAAGAACTGCTTTTCAAATACAACAACCGCGAAGAATTGCTTCTGTAA
- a CDS encoding DUF512 domain-containing protein produces the protein MKENRHIVKNVLAGSIAQEMEIEPGDELLAINGESIKDIFDYQYLIQDEYIEVLVKKKNAEEWLLEIDKDYEEDIGIEFENGLMDDYRSCSNKCIFCFIDQMPQGMRETLYFKDDDSRLSFLQGNYVTLTNMTEHDIERIIKYHLSPINISFHTTNPKLRCRMLNNRFAGEALKKTDRLYEAGIVMNGQIVLCKGVNDGKELERSISDLSKYLPYLESVSVVPVGLSRYRKGLYPLEPFTKEDAKEVIALVRKWQEELYPEYGKHFIHASDEWYILAEEGLPPEECYDGYLQLENGVGMLRLLLTEFEEALAKEGKSKHRDGVKKQKISLATGVLAYPYIAEMSKAMEEAFPFLEARVYPITNEFFGERITVSGLLTGQDIKKQLTGQELGERLLLPQNVLRSGEQVFLDDMTVADLERALQVKIDIVKSSGRDFVDALLNIG, from the coding sequence ATGAAAGAAAACAGACATATCGTTAAAAATGTTCTTGCGGGAAGCATCGCGCAGGAAATGGAAATAGAGCCCGGAGATGAGCTTCTTGCAATAAACGGAGAGAGCATTAAGGATATTTTTGATTATCAGTATTTGATTCAGGATGAATATATAGAAGTTTTGGTAAAAAAGAAGAACGCAGAGGAATGGCTGCTGGAAATTGATAAGGACTATGAAGAAGATATTGGAATAGAATTTGAAAACGGACTTATGGATGATTACCGCTCCTGCAGCAATAAATGTATCTTTTGTTTCATAGACCAGATGCCGCAGGGGATGAGGGAAACTTTATATTTTAAGGATGACGATTCGAGGCTGTCCTTTTTACAGGGTAATTATGTGACCCTGACTAACATGACTGAGCATGATATCGAGAGGATTATTAAATATCATCTCTCACCTATCAACATTTCCTTCCATACGACCAACCCCAAGCTCCGCTGCAGGATGCTGAATAACCGTTTTGCAGGAGAAGCGTTAAAAAAGACGGACAGGCTCTATGAGGCTGGAATTGTGATGAACGGACAAATCGTCCTGTGCAAAGGAGTAAATGACGGCAAGGAGCTTGAAAGGAGCATTTCCGATCTCTCCAAGTATCTGCCGTATTTGGAGAGCGTATCCGTAGTGCCGGTGGGGCTTTCCAGGTATAGGAAGGGGTTGTACCCTCTGGAGCCTTTTACCAAAGAGGATGCGAAGGAGGTCATTGCCCTCGTCAGGAAATGGCAGGAAGAGCTATATCCGGAATACGGTAAACATTTCATCCATGCCAGCGATGAATGGTATATTCTGGCAGAGGAGGGGCTGCCGCCGGAGGAGTGCTACGACGGTTATCTGCAGCTTGAAAACGGAGTGGGAATGCTGAGACTTCTTCTGACGGAATTCGAAGAAGCGTTAGCAAAAGAAGGGAAATCTAAGCATAGGGATGGCGTTAAAAAGCAAAAAATATCCCTTGCTACCGGCGTTTTAGCATATCCGTATATTGCAGAAATGTCGAAAGCAATGGAAGAAGCCTTTCCCTTTCTGGAGGCCCGGGTATATCCCATTACCAATGAATTTTTTGGGGAAAGAATCACCGTTTCAGGACTTCTTACCGGTCAGGATATAAAAAAGCAGCTTACCGGTCAGGAATTGGGTGAGAGGCTGCTTTTACCGCAGAATGTACTGCGCAGCGGAGAGCAGGTTTTTTTGGACGATATGACGGTGGCTGACTTGGAAAGGGCTTTACAAGTAAAGATAGATATTGTAAAATCAAGCGGACGCGACTTTGTAGATGCTCTGCTGAACATTGGTTAG